One part of the Arabidopsis thaliana chromosome 1 sequence genome encodes these proteins:
- a CDS encoding Protein kinase superfamily protein (Protein kinase superfamily protein; FUNCTIONS IN: protein tyrosine kinase activity, protein kinase activity, kinase activity, ATP binding; INVOLVED IN: protein amino acid phosphorylation; LOCATED IN: plasma membrane; EXPRESSED IN: 23 plant structures; EXPRESSED DURING: 13 growth stages; CONTAINS InterPro DOMAIN/s: Protein kinase, ATP binding site (InterPro:IPR017441), Protein kinase, catalytic domain (InterPro:IPR000719), Tyrosine-protein kinase, active site (InterPro:IPR008266), Serine-threonine/tyrosine-protein kinase (InterPro:IPR001245), Protein kinase-like domain (InterPro:IPR011009); BEST Arabidopsis thaliana protein match is: Protein kinase superfamily protein (TAIR:AT3G15890.1); Has 98543 Blast hits to 97377 proteins in 3831 species: Archae - 68; Bacteria - 11032; Metazoa - 36701; Fungi - 6941; Plants - 30133; Viruses - 293; Other Eukaryotes - 13375 (source: NCBI BLink).) produces the protein MQIFSCFCCGKGFDRQKKVKTEPSWRIFSLKELHAATNSFNYDNKLGEGRFGSVYWGQLWDGSQIAVKRLKAWSSREEIDFAVEVEILARIRHKNLLSVRGYCAEGQERLIVYDYMPNLSLVSHLHGQHSSESLLDWTRRMNIAVSSAQAIAYLHHFATPRIVHGDVRASNVLLDSEFEARVTDFGYDKLMPDDGANKSTKGNNIGYLSPECIESGKESDMGDVYSFGVLLLELVTGKRPTERVNLTTKRGITEWVLPLVYERKFGEIVDQRLNGKYVEEELKRIVLVGLMCAQRESEKRPTMSEVVEMLMIESKEKMAQLEANPLFNGNNDGEVIDESSEIISEVRDHQ, from the exons ATGCAAATTTTTAGTTGTTTCTGCTGTGGAAAAGGATTTGATCG GCAAAAGAAGGTGAAAACGGAGCCATCGTGGAGGATCTTTTCACTCAAGGAACTTCACGCAGCAACAAACAGTTTTAATTACGATAACAAGCTCGGTGAAGGCAGATTTGGCAGTGTGTATTGGGGTCAGCTATGGGATGGATCTCAA ATTGCAGTCAAGAGATTGAAGGCATGGAGTAGCAGAGAAGAGATAGATTTTGCTGTAGAAGTCGAGATTCTTGCTCGTATCCGTCACAAGAATCTATTGAGTGTACGAGGTTACTGTGCAGAAGGACAAGAACGACTCATTGTATATGATTACATGCCAAATTTGAGCTTGGTCTCTCATCTTCATGGTCAACATTCATCTGAGTCGCTTCTTGATTGGACTAGGCGGATGAATATTGCTGTATCTTCTGCTCAGGCGATTGC cTACTTGCATCATTTTGCAACACCTAGAATAGTCCATGGAGATGTGAGAGCAAGCAATGTGCTGCTAGATTCTGAGTTTGAAGCTCGGGTTACAGATTTCGGATACGATAAGCTGATGCCAGATGATGGAGCTAACAAAAGCACCAAGGGTAATAACATTGGGTATCTCTCACCAGAATGTATCGAATCTGGAAAAGAATCAGACATGGGAGATGTGTATAGTTTCGGTGTTCTTTTGCTGGAGCTTGTAACTGGTAAGAGACCTACAGAGAGGGTAAACTTAACAACAAAGAGGGGTATTACCGAATGGGTTTTACCTCTTGTTTACGAAAGAAAGTTTGGTGAAATTGTGGATCAAAGGCTGAATGGGAAGTATGTGGAAGAAGAGCTGAAAAGGATAGTTTTGGTTGGTCTCATGTGTGCTCAGAGGGAGTCAGAGAAGAGACCAACAATGTCTGAAGTTGTGGAGATGCTAATGATTGAATCAAAGGAGAAAATGGCTCAGCTTGAAGCTAATCCACTCTTCAATGGAAACAATGATGGTGAAGTTATAGATGAAAGCTCAGAGATCATTTCTGAAGTGAGAGATCATCaataa
- a CDS encoding HSP20-like chaperones superfamily protein (HSP20-like chaperones superfamily protein; FUNCTIONS IN: molecular_function unknown; INVOLVED IN: response to high light intensity, response to hydrogen peroxide, response to heat; LOCATED IN: mitochondrion; EXPRESSED IN: 6 plant structures; EXPRESSED DURING: 4 anthesis, petal differentiation and expansion stage; CONTAINS InterPro DOMAIN/s: Heat shock protein Hsp20 (InterPro:IPR002068), HSP20-like chaperone (InterPro:IPR008978); BEST Arabidopsis thaliana protein match is: heat shock protein 21 (TAIR:AT4G27670.1); Has 30201 Blast hits to 17322 proteins in 780 species: Archae - 12; Bacteria - 1396; Metazoa - 17338; Fungi - 3422; Plants - 5037; Viruses - 0; Other Eukaryotes - 2996 (source: NCBI BLink).) has protein sequence MALARLALRNLQQKLSPSLMGQSCERGLVGNRHNPMKLNRFMATSAGEQEDKMNTEVSVSEKKSPRQNFPRRRGRKSLWRNTDDHGYFTPTLNGNTLIQATENMNRIFDNFNVNPFQLMGQVKEQDDCYKLRYEVPGLTKEDVKITVNDGILTIKGDHKAEEEKGSPEEDEYWSSKSYGYYNTSLSLPDDAKVEDIKAELKNGVLNLVIPRTEKPKKNVQEISVE, from the exons ATGGCTCTAGCTCGTCTGGCTTTGAGAAACCTTCAACAAAAACTGTCTCCTAGTTTGATGGGTCAATCTTGTGAAAGAGGTTTGGTCGGAAATCGACATAATCCAATGAAGCTAAACAGATTCATGGCTACTTCGGCTGGTGAACAAGAGGATAAGATGAACACAGAAGTGAGTGTGTCTGAGAAGAAATCTCCTCGACAGAATTTCCCCCGGAGACGTGGCCGAAAAAGCCTCTGGCGTAACACCGACGATCATGGCTACTTCACTCCCACCCTAAATG GAAATACTCTGATACAAGCAACAGAGAATATGAACAGAATTTTCGACAACTTCAACGTGAATCCATTCCAACTAATGGGTCAAGTGAAAGAGCAAGACGACTGTTACAAGCTCAGATACGAGGTTCCAGGGCTAACCAAAGAAGACGTGAAGATCACGGTAAATGATGGAATCTTGACGATTAAAGGAGATCACAAGGCGGAGGAAGAGAAAGGCTCACCTGAGGAAGACGAGTACTGGTCTTCAAAGAGTTATGGTTACTACAACACGAGCTTATCGTTGCCTGATGATGCTAAGGTTGAGGACATTAAGGCGGAGCTCAAGAATGGTGTGCTTAATCTTGTGATTCCTAGGACGGAGAAGCCAAAGAAGAATGTTCAGGAGATTTCTGTTGAGTAG
- a CDS encoding Protein kinase superfamily protein produces the protein MLIWFDVTTLHRQKKVKTEPSWRIFSLKELHAATNSFNYDNKLGEGRFGSVYWGQLWDGSQIAVKRLKAWSSREEIDFAVEVEILARIRHKNLLSVRGYCAEGQERLIVYDYMPNLSLVSHLHGQHSSESLLDWTRRMNIAVSSAQAIAYLHHFATPRIVHGDVRASNVLLDSEFEARVTDFGYDKLMPDDGANKSTKGNNIGYLSPECIESGKESDMGDVYSFGVLLLELVTGKRPTERVNLTTKRGITEWVLPLVYERKFGEIVDQRLNGKYVEEELKRIVLVGLMCAQRESEKRPTMSEVVEMLMIESKEKMAQLEANPLFNGNNDGEVIDESSEIISEVRDHQ, from the exons ATGTTAATTTGGTTTGATGTGACAACTTTACACAGGCAAAAGAAGGTGAAAACGGAGCCATCGTGGAGGATCTTTTCACTCAAGGAACTTCACGCAGCAACAAACAGTTTTAATTACGATAACAAGCTCGGTGAAGGCAGATTTGGCAGTGTGTATTGGGGTCAGCTATGGGATGGATCTCAA ATTGCAGTCAAGAGATTGAAGGCATGGAGTAGCAGAGAAGAGATAGATTTTGCTGTAGAAGTCGAGATTCTTGCTCGTATCCGTCACAAGAATCTATTGAGTGTACGAGGTTACTGTGCAGAAGGACAAGAACGACTCATTGTATATGATTACATGCCAAATTTGAGCTTGGTCTCTCATCTTCATGGTCAACATTCATCTGAGTCGCTTCTTGATTGGACTAGGCGGATGAATATTGCTGTATCTTCTGCTCAGGCGATTGC cTACTTGCATCATTTTGCAACACCTAGAATAGTCCATGGAGATGTGAGAGCAAGCAATGTGCTGCTAGATTCTGAGTTTGAAGCTCGGGTTACAGATTTCGGATACGATAAGCTGATGCCAGATGATGGAGCTAACAAAAGCACCAAGGGTAATAACATTGGGTATCTCTCACCAGAATGTATCGAATCTGGAAAAGAATCAGACATGGGAGATGTGTATAGTTTCGGTGTTCTTTTGCTGGAGCTTGTAACTGGTAAGAGACCTACAGAGAGGGTAAACTTAACAACAAAGAGGGGTATTACCGAATGGGTTTTACCTCTTGTTTACGAAAGAAAGTTTGGTGAAATTGTGGATCAAAGGCTGAATGGGAAGTATGTGGAAGAAGAGCTGAAAAGGATAGTTTTGGTTGGTCTCATGTGTGCTCAGAGGGAGTCAGAGAAGAGACCAACAATGTCTGAAGTTGTGGAGATGCTAATGATTGAATCAAAGGAGAAAATGGCTCAGCTTGAAGCTAATCCACTCTTCAATGGAAACAATGATGGTGAAGTTATAGATGAAAGCTCAGAGATCATTTCTGAAGTGAGAGATCATCaataa
- the PLDALPHA2 gene encoding phospholipase D alpha 2 (phospholipase D alpha 2 (PLDALPHA2); FUNCTIONS IN: phospholipase D activity; INVOLVED IN: phosphatidylcholine metabolic process, metabolic process; LOCATED IN: chloroplast envelope; EXPRESSED IN: 20 plant structures; EXPRESSED DURING: 11 growth stages; CONTAINS InterPro DOMAIN/s: C2 calcium/lipid-binding domain, CaLB (InterPro:IPR008973), Phospholipase D (InterPro:IPR015679), Phospholipase D, plant (InterPro:IPR011402), Phospholipase D/Transphosphatidylase (InterPro:IPR001736), C2 calcium-dependent membrane targeting (InterPro:IPR000008); BEST Arabidopsis thaliana protein match is: phospholipase D alpha 1 (TAIR:AT3G15730.1); Has 2026 Blast hits to 1555 proteins in 414 species: Archae - 2; Bacteria - 579; Metazoa - 311; Fungi - 419; Plants - 577; Viruses - 0; Other Eukaryotes - 138 (source: NCBI BLink).): MEECLLHGRLHATIYEVDHLHAEGGRSGFLGSILANVEETIGVGKGETQLYATIDLEKARVGRTRKITKEPKNPKWFESFHIYCGHMAKHVIFTVKDANPIGATLIGRGYIPVEDILHGEEVDRWVDILDNEKNPIAGGSKIHVKLQYFGVEKDKNWNRGIKSAKFPGVPYTFFSQRRGCKVSLYQDAHIPGNFVPKIPLAGGKNYEPHRCWEDIFDAITNAKHLIYITGWSVYTEISLVRDSRRPKQGGDVTVGELLKKKASEGVKVILLVWDDRTSVDLLKKDGLMATHDEETENFFRGTDVNCILCPRNPDDGGSIVQNLQISTMFTHHQKIVVVDSEMPSGGSRSRRIVSFVGGLDLCDGRYDTPFHSLFRTLDTAHHDDFHQPNFTGAAITKGGPREPWHDIHCRLEGPIAWDVLYNFEQRWSRQGGKDILVKMRELGDIIIPPSPVLFSEDHDVWNVQLFRSIDGGAAAGFPDSPEAAAEAGLVSGKDNIIDRSIQDAYIHAIRRAKDFIYIENQYFLGSSFAWSADGIKPEEINALHLIPKELSLKIVSKIKAGEKFKVYVVVPMWPEGIPESGSVQAILDWQKRTMEMMYKDVIKALRENGLEGEDPRDYLTFFCLGNREVKKDGEYEPSEKPEPDTDYIRAQEARRFMIYVHTKMMIVDDEYIIIGSANINQRSMDGARDSEIAMGGYQPYHLSTRQPARGQIHGFRMSLWYEHLGMLDETFLDPSSQECIQKVNRVADKYWDLYSSESLEHDLPGHLLRYPIGIASEGNITELPGCEFFPDTKARILGVKSDYMPPILTT; this comes from the exons atggaagagTGTTTGTTACATGGAAGATTGCACGCGACAATCTACGAAGTTGATCATCTCCATGCTGAAGGAGGTAGATCAGGTTTCTTAGGATCG ATACTAGCAAATGTAGAAGAAACAATCGGTGTTGGCAAAGGAGAAACTCAGCTTTACGCTACAATCGATCTTGAGAAAGCAAGAGTTGGAAGAACGAGGAAAATAACAAAGGAGCCAAAAAACCCAAAGTGGTTTGAGTCTTTTCATATTTACTGTGGTCACATGGCTAAACATGTTATTTTCACTGTTAAGGATGCTAATCCGATTGGCGCGACGTTGATCGGAAGAGGTTATATTCCTGTGGAAGATATTTTGCATGGAGAAGAAGTTGATAGATGGGTTGATATCTTAGATAATGAGAAAAACCCAATTGCTGGAGGATCAAAGATCCATGTGAAACTCCAATATTTCGGTGTTGAAAAGGATAAAAACTGGAATCGTGGTATCAAAAGTGCTAAGTTTCCAGGAGTTCCTTACACATTCTTCTCTCAGAGGAGAGGCTGCAAAGTTTCTTTGTATCAAGATGCTCATATCCCTGGAAACTTTGTCCCGAAAATCCCTCTTGCGGGAGGGAAAAACTACGAGCCACATCGATGTTGGGAGGATATTTTCGATGCAATTACTAATGCTAAACACTTGATTTACATTACTGGTTGGTCTGTTTACACTGAGATTTCTTTAGTGAGGGACTCGAGGAGGCCAAAACAAGGAGGAGATGTGACTGTTGGTGAGCTACTCAAGAAGAAAGCTAGTGAAGGTGTTAAGGTTATTTTGCTTGTTTGGGATGACAGAACATCAGTTGATTTGCTGAAAAAAGATGGACTTATGGCTACTCATGATGAGGAAACTGAGAATTTTTTCAGAGGAACCGACGTGAACTGTATTTTGTGTCCTCGTAACCCTGATGATGGTGGAAGCATTGTCCAAAACTTGCAAATCTCAACTATGTTCACTCATCACCAAAAGATTGTTGTTGTAGACAGTGAAATGCCGAGTGGAGGATCAAGATCCAGAAGAATAGTGAGTTTTGTTGGTGGTCTTGATCTTTGTGATGGAAGATATGACACTCCGTTTCACTCCTTGTTTAGAACGTTGGACACTGCCCATCACGATGACTTCCATCAACCGAATTTCACTGGCGCTGCGATAACCAAAGGTGGTCCTAGAGAGCCATGGCATGATATTCATTGTCGTCTTGAAGGACCTATTGCTTGGGATGTCTTGTATAATTTTGAGCAGAGATGGAGTAGACAAGGCGGTAAagatattttggttaaaatgagAGAACTCGGAGATATTATCATCCCGCCTTCTCCCGTTCTGTTCTCAGAGGATCATGACGTGTGGAATGTTCAGTTGTTTAGATCCATTGATGGTGGAGCAGCTGCTGGATTTCCTGACTCCCCTGAAGCTGCAGCGGAAGCAGGTCTTGTGAGTGgaaaagataatataattgataGGAGTATTCAAGATGCTTACATTCACGCGATTAGACGAGCTAAAGACTTCATCTATATCGAAAACCAGTACTTCCTTGGAAGCTCTTTTGCTTGGAGCGCGGATGGAATCAAACCAGAGGAAATCAATGCTCTGCATCTGATTCCGAAGGAGCTATCTTTGAAGATTGTTAGCAAAATCAAAGCAGGAGAGAAGTTTAAGGTCTATGTTGTTGTTCCAATGTGGCCTGAAGGGATTCCTGAGAGTGGATCAGTCCAAGCTATATTAGATTGGCAGAAAAGaacaatggagatgatgtACAAAGATGTAATCAAGGCACTTAGAGAAAATGGACTTGAGGGAGAGGATCCGCGAGATTATCTGACATTCTTCTGCCTCGGTAACCGAGAGGTCAAGAAAGATGGAGAGTATGAGCCTTCAGAGAAACCTGAACCGGACACTGACTATATCCGAGCACAAGAAGCACGCCGCTTCATGATCTATGTTCACACTAAAATGATGATAG TTGACGATGAGTACATTATAATCGGATCAGCAAATATCAACCAGAGGTCAATGGATGGTGCAAGAGACTCAGAGATAGCAATGGGAGGCTATCAACCATATCATCTCTCAACAAGACAACCAGCTCGAGGTCAAATCCATGGATTCCGCATGTCTTTATGGTATGAACATTTAGGAATGCTCGATGAAACATTCCTCGATCCATCGAGCCAAGAATGTATCCAGAAAGTCAACCGTGTTGCTGATAAGTATTGGGATCTTTACTCAAGTGAGTCACTTGAACATGATCTTCCTGGTCATCTACTTCGCTACCCGATCGGTATTGCTAGTGAAGGGAACATCACTGAGCTTCCCGGATGTGAATTCTTTCCCGACACAAAAGCTCGTATCCTCGGTGTCAAATCTGATTACATGCCTCCAATTCTTACAACCTAA
- a CDS encoding HSP20-like chaperones superfamily protein (HSP20-like chaperones superfamily protein; FUNCTIONS IN: molecular_function unknown; INVOLVED IN: response to high light intensity, response to hydrogen peroxide, response to heat; LOCATED IN: mitochondrion; EXPRESSED IN: 6 plant structures; EXPRESSED DURING: 4 anthesis, petal differentiation and expansion stage; CONTAINS InterPro DOMAIN/s: Heat shock protein Hsp20 (InterPro:IPR002068), HSP20-like chaperone (InterPro:IPR008978); BEST Arabidopsis thaliana protein match is: heat shock protein 21 (TAIR:AT4G27670.1); Has 5968 Blast hits to 5968 proteins in 1459 species: Archae - 181; Bacteria - 3502; Metazoa - 12; Fungi - 193; Plants - 1259; Viruses - 2; Other Eukaryotes - 819 (source: NCBI BLink).): MALARLALRNLQQKLSPSLMGQSCERGLVGNRHNPMKLNRFMATSAGEQEDKMNTEVSVSEKKSPRQNFPRRRGRKSLWRNTDDHGYFTPTLNEFFPPTIGNTLIQATENMNRIFDNFNVNPFQLMGQVKEQDDCYKLRYEVPGLTKEDVKITVNDGILTIKGDHKAEEEKGSPEEDEYWSSKSYGYYNTSLSLPDDAKVEDIKAELKNGVLNLVIPRTEKPKKNVQEISVE; encoded by the exons ATGGCTCTAGCTCGTCTGGCTTTGAGAAACCTTCAACAAAAACTGTCTCCTAGTTTGATGGGTCAATCTTGTGAAAGAGGTTTGGTCGGAAATCGACATAATCCAATGAAGCTAAACAGATTCATGGCTACTTCGGCTGGTGAACAAGAGGATAAGATGAACACAGAAGTGAGTGTGTCTGAGAAGAAATCTCCTCGACAGAATTTCCCCCGGAGACGTGGCCGAAAAAGCCTCTGGCGTAACACCGACGATCATGGCTACTTCACTCCCACCCTAAATG AGTTCTTTCCTCCGACTATAGGAAATACTCTGATACAAGCAACAGAGAATATGAACAGAATTTTCGACAACTTCAACGTGAATCCATTCCAACTAATGGGTCAAGTGAAAGAGCAAGACGACTGTTACAAGCTCAGATACGAGGTTCCAGGGCTAACCAAAGAAGACGTGAAGATCACGGTAAATGATGGAATCTTGACGATTAAAGGAGATCACAAGGCGGAGGAAGAGAAAGGCTCACCTGAGGAAGACGAGTACTGGTCTTCAAAGAGTTATGGTTACTACAACACGAGCTTATCGTTGCCTGATGATGCTAAGGTTGAGGACATTAAGGCGGAGCTCAAGAATGGTGTGCTTAATCTTGTGATTCCTAGGACGGAGAAGCCAAAGAAGAATGTTCAGGAGATTTCTGTTGAGTAG
- a CDS encoding uncharacterized protein (unknown protein; FUNCTIONS IN: molecular_function unknown; INVOLVED IN: biological_process unknown; LOCATED IN: chloroplast; EXPRESSED IN: 22 plant structures; EXPRESSED DURING: 13 growth stages; BEST Arabidopsis thaliana protein match is: unknown protein (TAIR:AT3G15780.1); Has 53 Blast hits to 51 proteins in 18 species: Archae - 0; Bacteria - 8; Metazoa - 4; Fungi - 0; Plants - 23; Viruses - 8; Other Eukaryotes - 10 (source: NCBI BLink).) produces MATAFANTTSSSNLYLHRCRKNHPLPSPSFFSPFRSSPLPSQTLFLVPTPKPVRRIAVAPLGPPTPPSPDPPPPKNTTELTSLVGVASMIQDRVKIFLSVLIWISLFFWASALQGRGSKGNGKGKKGSRFK; encoded by the exons ATGGCGACGGCGTTTGCCAACACGACTTCAAGCTCCAACCTTTACCTCCATCGCTGCCGTAAAAACCATCCTCTTCCATCTCCGTCGTTCTTTTCACCGTTCCGGTCGTCTCCACTTCCTTCTCAGACCCTTTTCCTCGTCCCCACTCCAAAACCTGTACGACGCATCGCGGTCGCTCCTCTCGGCCCTCCAACGCCGCCTAGTCCCGACCCACCTCCGCCTAAAAACACGACTGAGCTCACAA GTCTTGTGGGAGTAGCGTCGATGATTCAAGACCGTGTAAAGATCTTTCTTTCAGTACTAATTtggatctctctcttcttttgggCTTCGGCTTTACAAGGAAGAGGCAGCAAAGGTAATGGTAAAGGGAAGAAGGGTTCACGCTTCAAATAG
- a CDS encoding cytochrome P450 family protein (unknown protein; FUNCTIONS IN: molecular_function unknown; INVOLVED IN: biological_process unknown; LOCATED IN: endomembrane system; BEST Arabidopsis thaliana protein match is: unknown protein (TAIR:AT3G15760.1); Has 35333 Blast hits to 34131 proteins in 2444 species: Archae - 798; Bacteria - 22429; Metazoa - 974; Fungi - 991; Plants - 531; Viruses - 0; Other Eukaryotes - 9610 (source: NCBI BLink).) → MTCILSCSHGVVIATAMVFSSTALFLAISRQFSGNQTSDQQILRSCLSSEEKKKQRKNKKKKVKFAENVKETKGNGEEYRKKSLRRIVPEQMIKPEKTGSVCRNDMPANRIALYNGILRDRDHRIQCSY, encoded by the exons ATGACTTGTATACTAAGCTGTTCTCATGGCGTCGTGATCGCAACCGCCATGGTTTTCTCAAGCACTGCTCTGTTTCTTGCGATTTCCCGCCAATTTTCTGGAAATCAGACATCAGATCAACAAATCCTCCGTTCTTGTCTTTCTTCAG aggaaaagaagaaacagaggaagaataagaagaagaaagtgaaatttGCAGAGAATGTGAAAGAGACGAAAGGTAACGGTGAAGAGTATCGTAAGAAGAGTCTTCGGCGAATTGTACCGGAACAGATGATTAAACCTGAGAAAACCGGTTCGGTTTGTAGAAACGACATGCCTGCTAACCGGATTGCATTGTACAATGGGATTCTTAGAGACAGAGATCATCGAATTCAGTGCTCCTATtga